A genomic stretch from Natronomonas gomsonensis includes:
- a CDS encoding YqaA family protein produces MVTAFLDAVVHAVETATGWTGLGIIFVYSFLIAFILPGPSEIVLVAPLELGLSGAATLALIVLVSAVGKTVGSVVAFRVGQGVKHSDPVVQRLRRSRFNVIEWSEKQTVRIARRWGYAGLAVALSVPFFPDTVSIYAFAVLEEDDLKFALATFAGSLGRFLVVLALVGGPATLL; encoded by the coding sequence ATCGTCACAGCGTTTCTCGATGCGGTAGTACACGCCGTCGAAACCGCAACTGGGTGGACGGGACTCGGCATCATCTTCGTCTACTCGTTTCTCATCGCGTTCATCCTTCCGGGGCCGAGCGAAATCGTCCTCGTCGCGCCGCTGGAACTGGGGCTTTCGGGGGCGGCGACGCTCGCGCTCATCGTGTTGGTGAGTGCGGTCGGCAAGACCGTCGGCAGCGTCGTCGCCTTCCGGGTCGGACAGGGAGTGAAACACTCCGACCCGGTGGTACAGCGACTCCGGCGTTCGCGGTTCAACGTCATCGAGTGGTCGGAGAAACAGACGGTCAGAATCGCCCGCAGGTGGGGGTACGCCGGCCTCGCCGTCGCGCTCTCGGTGCCCTTCTTCCCGGATACGGTATCGATATACGCCTTCGCCGTCCTCGAAGAGGACGACCTGAAGTTCGCGCTGGCGACGTTTGCGGGGAGTCTCGGCCGGTTCCTCGTCGTCCTCGCGCTCGTCGGCGGCCCGGCGACCCTGCTGTGA
- a CDS encoding DEAD/DEAH box helicase → MVTLRYDEGTIRVDGSDGEALDGLSFVEVDERSKSRRAPAFRYPFLLSTCHNRGFAVEDRALDVPDVDDLSTTYELRSYQQEALDAWREANDRGVLELPTGSGKTVVAIAAMAALDTATLVVVPTIDLLEQWRSELRAEFDCPIGQLGGGKQRVEAVTVATYDSAYLRADELGDRFGLLVFDEVHHLGGEGYRDIARLMAAPARLGLTATFERPDGAHEAIEELVGSVVYRRSADDLAGEHLADYDIRRIEVELTVEERERYEEHQGTFTDYLKQSNIQLRSGSDYQELVKRSGTDPRAREALLAKQRAREVMMNADRKVEKLADILDRHREDRVIVFTAFTDLVYDLAERFLIPPITNETGAEERREILERFRRGEYSRVVAANVLDEGVDVPDANVAVVLSGSGSEREFTQRLGRVLRPKEDGGRALLYEVVTSETAEERVARRRR, encoded by the coding sequence GTGGTCACGCTGCGTTACGACGAGGGGACGATACGCGTCGACGGGTCGGACGGCGAGGCACTCGATGGCCTGTCGTTCGTCGAGGTCGACGAGCGCTCGAAGAGCCGCCGCGCCCCTGCCTTCCGGTATCCGTTCCTGCTGTCGACGTGTCACAATCGCGGCTTCGCCGTCGAGGACCGCGCTCTCGATGTGCCCGACGTGGATGACCTCTCGACGACGTACGAACTCCGGTCCTATCAGCAGGAAGCCCTCGACGCCTGGCGCGAGGCCAACGACCGCGGCGTGTTGGAACTCCCGACCGGCAGCGGCAAGACCGTCGTCGCCATCGCCGCGATGGCTGCCCTCGACACCGCGACGCTGGTCGTCGTGCCAACCATCGACTTGCTCGAACAGTGGCGGAGCGAACTCCGTGCGGAGTTCGACTGCCCCATCGGTCAGTTGGGCGGCGGAAAACAGCGCGTCGAGGCCGTCACCGTCGCGACCTACGACTCGGCGTACCTTCGTGCCGACGAGTTGGGCGACCGCTTCGGCCTACTCGTCTTCGACGAGGTCCATCACCTCGGCGGCGAGGGGTATCGGGATATCGCGCGCCTGATGGCGGCTCCGGCCCGCCTCGGCCTCACGGCGACCTTCGAACGCCCCGACGGCGCCCACGAGGCAATCGAGGAATTGGTCGGTTCGGTGGTTTACCGCCGCTCGGCCGATGACCTCGCCGGCGAGCACCTCGCTGACTACGATATCCGCCGTATCGAGGTCGAACTCACCGTCGAGGAGCGAGAACGCTACGAGGAACACCAGGGTACCTTCACCGACTATCTCAAGCAGTCGAACATTCAACTCCGAAGCGGTAGCGACTATCAGGAACTCGTCAAGCGGTCGGGAACCGACCCCCGGGCCCGTGAGGCGCTGCTCGCCAAACAGCGCGCTCGCGAGGTGATGATGAACGCCGACCGGAAGGTCGAGAAATTGGCCGACATCCTCGACCGCCACCGCGAGGACCGCGTCATCGTCTTCACCGCCTTCACCGACCTCGTCTACGACCTCGCCGAGCGGTTTCTCATCCCGCCGATTACCAACGAAACCGGCGCGGAGGAACGACGCGAAATTCTGGAGCGCTTTCGCCGGGGCGAGTACTCCCGCGTCGTCGCCGCGAACGTCTTAGACGAGGGTGTCGACGTGCCCGACGCCAACGTCGCCGTCGTGCTGTCGGGGTCCGGTAGCGAACGGGAGTTCACCCAGCGTCTCGGCCGGGTTCTCCGACCGAAGGAGGATGGGGGACGCGCTCTGCTGTACGAGGTCGTCACGAGTGAGACGGCCGAAGAGCGCGTGGCGAGACGGCGGCGCTGA
- a CDS encoding nucleotide exchange factor GrpE, with product MSDTEREESADGDGQALDAEEPTAEADAAEFVDEETADVDAIAERIADTDTEEIAEEIAALRERNDELELERDDLESRLKRKQAEFQNYKKRQEKRREQERARATEDLVTRLLEVRDNLKRALEQDDDADIREGVEATFRQLDETLASENVDPIEPDPGSEVDPQRHEVLLKVGSDQPAGTVDSVQRPGYEMAGKVLRAAQVTVAEEGE from the coding sequence ATGAGCGATACGGAGCGCGAGGAGTCCGCCGACGGTGACGGGCAGGCACTCGACGCCGAGGAGCCAACGGCCGAGGCCGACGCCGCCGAATTCGTCGACGAGGAGACGGCCGATGTCGACGCCATCGCCGAGCGCATCGCCGACACCGACACCGAGGAAATCGCCGAGGAAATCGCCGCGCTGCGGGAGCGAAACGACGAACTCGAACTCGAGCGCGACGACCTCGAATCCCGGCTGAAGCGCAAGCAGGCGGAGTTCCAAAACTACAAGAAACGACAGGAGAAGCGCCGCGAGCAGGAACGCGCCCGCGCGACCGAGGACCTCGTGACGCGACTGCTGGAGGTCCGGGACAACCTCAAGCGCGCACTCGAGCAGGACGACGACGCCGACATCCGCGAGGGCGTCGAGGCCACCTTCCGGCAACTCGACGAGACGCTCGCGTCCGAGAACGTCGACCCCATCGAACCCGACCCGGGTTCGGAGGTCGACCCACAGCGCCACGAGGTGCTCCTGAAGGTCGGAAGCGACCAACCGGCCGGCACCGTTGATTCCGTTCAACGGCCCGGCTACGAGATGGCGGGGAAGGTGCTTCGGGCCGCGCAGGTGACCGTCGCCGAGGAAGGCGAATAG
- the dnaK gene encoding molecular chaperone DnaK encodes MASNKILGIDLGTTNSAFAVMEGGDPEIIVNGEGERTTPSVVAFTDDGERLVGKPAKNQAVQNPERTIQSIKRHMGEDDYTVEIEGDDYSPEQISAMILQKIKRDAEEYLGDDIEKAVITVPAYFNDKQRQATKDAGEIAGFEVDRIVNEPTAAAMAYGLDDESDQTVLVYDLGGGTFDVSILDLGGGVYEVVATNGDNDLGGDDWDEAIIDYLADSFEEENGIDLREDRQALQRLKDAAEEAKIELSSRKETTINLPFIAATDEGPLNLEEKMTRAKFESLTSDLVERTVGPTEQALSDAGYSKGDIDEVILVGGSTRMPQVQEKVEEMTGQEPKKNVNPDEAVALGAAIQGGVLSGDVDDIVLLDVTPLSLGIEVKGGLFERLIDKNTTIPTEESKIFTTAADNQTSVNVRVFQGEREIAEENELLGAFQLTGIPPAPAGTPQIEVSFNIDENGIVNVSAEDQGSGNSEEITIEGGVGLSDEEIEEMQEEAEAHAEEDQQRRAFVEARNEAESSIQRAETLLEENDEELDDDLQSDIEAEIERVEEALEEYTEVDSDELDEASEALESATESLSEQLQEIGKQMYEQQAAGGAAGAGGPGGAAGAGGMGGMGGAGPGAGAGPGGAGDADGEEYVDADFEDVDEDEE; translated from the coding sequence ATGGCGAGCAACAAGATTCTCGGTATCGACCTCGGTACCACCAACTCGGCGTTTGCGGTGATGGAGGGTGGGGACCCCGAAATCATCGTCAACGGCGAGGGTGAGCGGACGACGCCATCCGTCGTCGCCTTCACCGACGACGGCGAGCGACTGGTCGGCAAGCCCGCGAAGAACCAGGCCGTCCAGAACCCCGAGCGGACCATCCAGTCCATCAAGCGGCACATGGGCGAAGACGACTACACCGTCGAAATCGAAGGCGACGACTACTCGCCGGAGCAGATTTCGGCGATGATTCTGCAGAAAATCAAACGCGACGCCGAGGAGTACCTCGGCGACGACATCGAGAAGGCCGTCATCACGGTGCCGGCGTACTTCAACGACAAACAGCGACAGGCCACGAAGGACGCCGGCGAAATCGCCGGCTTCGAGGTCGACCGCATCGTCAACGAGCCGACCGCAGCCGCGATGGCCTACGGCCTCGACGACGAGTCCGACCAGACCGTCCTCGTGTACGACCTCGGGGGCGGCACCTTCGACGTGTCCATCCTCGATTTGGGCGGCGGCGTCTACGAGGTCGTCGCCACGAACGGCGACAACGACCTCGGCGGCGACGACTGGGACGAGGCCATCATCGACTACCTCGCTGACTCCTTCGAGGAGGAGAACGGCATCGACCTCCGAGAGGACCGACAGGCACTCCAACGGCTGAAGGACGCCGCCGAGGAGGCCAAAATCGAACTCTCCTCGCGGAAGGAGACCACCATCAACCTTCCCTTCATCGCCGCGACCGACGAGGGGCCGCTCAACCTCGAAGAGAAGATGACGCGCGCGAAGTTCGAGTCGCTGACGAGCGACCTCGTCGAACGGACCGTCGGCCCGACCGAGCAGGCGCTCTCCGACGCCGGCTACTCGAAGGGCGACATCGACGAGGTCATCCTCGTCGGTGGGTCCACGCGGATGCCGCAGGTCCAAGAGAAGGTCGAGGAGATGACCGGCCAAGAGCCGAAGAAGAACGTCAACCCCGACGAGGCCGTCGCGCTGGGTGCGGCGATTCAGGGTGGCGTCCTCTCCGGCGACGTCGACGACATCGTCCTGCTGGACGTGACGCCGCTTTCGCTCGGTATCGAGGTCAAGGGCGGCCTCTTCGAGCGCCTCATCGACAAGAACACGACCATCCCGACCGAGGAGTCAAAAATCTTCACGACCGCGGCGGACAACCAGACCTCCGTCAACGTCCGGGTCTTCCAGGGTGAGCGTGAAATCGCCGAGGAGAACGAACTGCTCGGCGCCTTCCAGTTGACCGGCATCCCGCCGGCCCCCGCCGGAACGCCGCAAATCGAGGTGTCGTTCAACATCGACGAAAACGGCATCGTCAACGTCTCCGCGGAGGATCAGGGCTCCGGCAACTCCGAGGAAATCACCATCGAGGGCGGCGTCGGCCTCTCCGACGAGGAAATCGAGGAGATGCAGGAGGAAGCCGAGGCTCACGCCGAGGAAGACCAGCAGCGACGGGCGTTCGTCGAGGCACGCAACGAGGCCGAATCGTCCATCCAGCGCGCCGAGACGCTGCTAGAGGAGAACGACGAGGAACTCGACGACGACCTCCAGTCCGACATCGAAGCCGAAATCGAACGCGTCGAGGAAGCCCTCGAGGAGTACACCGAGGTCGACAGCGACGAACTCGACGAGGCCTCCGAGGCGCTTGAATCCGCCACCGAGAGCCTCTCGGAGCAACTGCAGGAAATCGGCAAGCAGATGTACGAACAACAGGCCGCAGGCGGTGCTGCAGGCGCTGGCGGCCCCGGCGGCGCGGCGGGCGCCGGCGGCATGGGCGGCATGGGCGGTGCCGGCCCCGGTGCGGGTGCTGGTCCCGGTGGCGCCGGCGATGCCGACGGCGAGGAGTACGTCGACGCCGACTTCGAGGACGTCGACGAAGACGAGGAGTAA
- a CDS encoding DUF7557 family protein, whose translation MPEVRLDRETLERLDNLRIEDESYDELITELINIYEAEELTLSHAGDHVGE comes from the coding sequence ATACCTGAAGTACGTCTCGACCGGGAGACGCTCGAGCGCCTCGACAACCTCCGCATCGAGGACGAATCCTACGACGAACTCATCACCGAACTCATCAACATCTACGAGGCCGAAGAGTTGACGCTGTCACACGCCGGCGACCACGTCGGCGAGTAG
- a CDS encoding tubulin-like doman-containing protein: MAGKEPSPTFLIGVGQAGIEVLETLKRHVPEEESAYFDYLIVDSNMSELNSSSIEKNLYLKTPDTLVGTHREEFPFLTNSMRFGAKGAERQRPVGRYKFDNPEEPSFSDVFKTIQRNVNRFRQDHQTALTSSNKHINILLVNSLGGGTGSGTFPILTGILHHLAENIRNRNNMFAYLGGFGVVPEFEFGRDIKQLPGDDGRYYANSYAALRDLEHLLNADANDSLRLPIHSRHDPDGDTSTSDAIDAALEENAFEFDTQPFNDYFLVGVNEDKIEGEQSSAGLERYDQMIDNTVAESIYTMAKHGDDMENVSGVSDTDPRVGTVVETEVEIPHETLRIYCETKSEIEALESLLYAGRSSLEATDSDLDAIEHLVRNSDVVFEQLDPEEASETKREVREIIDNSLGGGVNMVNRTREDIASVLDQVEAEHDLRFVPFALDEIESALDEQEPKVREKREETVSEMWKHFELSSHPEFGDVSRVNQKARNLFDFLRGRIEDTKVELEEVEESFWDGKPGIKGREEKLNSRLSNLKEALERLREVEDDYDGLNDLSDGIVDQRAEIESRLKHKKRELGDARDDLKSLRRELTDPDQSGLRIARMPLEPEALEEVTLEKLETDLTDIESYLDEGYVDRDDFLEAIARRYERCFQKEPRLVLDVDEDDAPDDALNYFQSLGMIETDMYIVYDDDNEDAISFERVSTASSGYNRYTDDSYDSHRVKFVAYVRTGPVDVLRLYQELDSYADDGGLDDLVAQHWDDYRLAFAYPEWYGRDVRSVFGTDKTIQLPMPPEPKLEYVQLETGAADEGELKHEFISRDGVVSYLYQGVLWDNYEDGAIGFRGWKQALDGVQLGWNAVQELSPASEKKRQWLAGNVSWEELLEEYAREFEDREGIKIEFVDEEATAD; the protein is encoded by the coding sequence ATGGCTGGCAAAGAGCCGTCACCGACGTTTCTCATCGGGGTGGGACAGGCCGGAATCGAGGTTCTCGAAACCCTCAAACGACACGTCCCGGAAGAGGAGTCGGCGTACTTCGACTATCTGATTGTCGACTCCAACATGAGCGAGCTCAACAGCTCCTCGATAGAGAAGAACCTCTATCTGAAGACCCCCGACACGCTGGTCGGAACGCACCGCGAGGAGTTCCCGTTTCTGACCAACAGCATGCGGTTCGGAGCGAAGGGCGCGGAGCGCCAACGCCCCGTCGGTCGGTACAAGTTCGACAATCCCGAGGAGCCGAGTTTCTCCGACGTGTTCAAGACGATTCAGCGTAACGTCAACCGGTTCCGACAGGACCACCAGACCGCGCTCACGTCTTCGAACAAACACATCAACATCCTGCTTGTGAACTCCCTCGGCGGGGGGACCGGAAGCGGGACGTTCCCGATTCTGACCGGCATTCTCCACCACCTCGCCGAGAACATCCGCAACCGGAACAACATGTTCGCCTACCTCGGCGGGTTCGGCGTCGTCCCCGAGTTCGAGTTCGGTCGGGACATCAAACAGCTCCCGGGCGACGACGGGCGGTACTACGCCAACAGTTACGCCGCACTGCGTGACCTCGAACACCTGCTCAACGCCGACGCCAACGACAGCCTCCGGCTCCCGATTCACTCTCGACACGACCCCGACGGGGACACCTCGACGAGCGACGCTATCGACGCCGCCCTCGAGGAGAACGCCTTCGAGTTCGACACCCAGCCGTTCAACGACTACTTCCTCGTCGGCGTCAACGAGGACAAAATCGAGGGTGAACAGTCCTCCGCCGGCCTCGAACGCTACGACCAGATGATAGACAACACCGTCGCCGAATCCATCTACACGATGGCGAAACACGGCGACGACATGGAGAACGTCTCCGGCGTCTCCGACACCGACCCCCGGGTCGGAACCGTCGTCGAAACGGAAGTCGAGATTCCCCACGAGACGCTCCGAATCTACTGTGAGACGAAATCCGAAATCGAGGCGCTGGAGAGCCTGCTGTATGCGGGTCGCTCCTCGCTGGAAGCGACGGACTCGGACCTCGACGCCATCGAACACCTCGTGCGGAACTCGGATGTGGTCTTCGAGCAACTGGACCCCGAGGAGGCGAGCGAGACCAAACGCGAAGTCCGTGAGATAATCGACAACAGCCTCGGCGGCGGCGTCAACATGGTCAACCGGACCCGCGAGGACATCGCGTCGGTGCTCGACCAAGTCGAGGCCGAACACGACCTGCGGTTCGTCCCCTTCGCGCTCGACGAAATCGAGTCCGCACTCGACGAGCAAGAGCCGAAAGTTCGCGAGAAACGCGAGGAGACGGTTTCGGAGATGTGGAAACACTTCGAACTCTCCTCACACCCCGAGTTCGGCGACGTTTCTCGGGTCAACCAGAAGGCGCGAAACCTCTTCGACTTCCTCCGGGGCCGAATCGAGGACACCAAGGTCGAACTCGAGGAGGTCGAGGAGTCCTTCTGGGACGGCAAGCCCGGGATCAAAGGCCGCGAGGAGAAACTCAACAGTCGACTGTCGAACCTGAAGGAGGCACTCGAACGGCTCCGAGAGGTCGAGGACGACTACGACGGACTCAACGACCTCAGCGACGGCATCGTCGACCAGCGTGCCGAAATCGAGAGTCGACTCAAACACAAGAAACGCGAACTCGGCGACGCCCGAGACGACCTCAAGTCGCTTCGTCGTGAACTCACCGACCCCGACCAATCGGGGCTTCGCATCGCACGGATGCCCCTCGAACCCGAGGCCCTCGAGGAGGTGACGCTCGAAAAACTGGAGACGGACCTCACGGATATCGAGTCGTATCTCGACGAGGGATACGTCGACCGCGACGACTTCCTCGAGGCTATCGCCCGGCGCTACGAGCGGTGTTTCCAGAAGGAACCGCGACTCGTTCTCGACGTCGACGAGGACGACGCGCCCGACGACGCTCTCAATTACTTCCAGAGTCTCGGGATGATAGAGACGGACATGTACATCGTCTACGACGACGACAACGAGGATGCCATCTCCTTCGAGCGTGTTTCGACGGCGAGTTCGGGGTACAACCGCTACACGGACGACAGCTACGACTCCCATCGCGTCAAGTTCGTCGCCTACGTCCGAACCGGTCCAGTCGACGTGTTGCGACTGTATCAGGAACTGGACTCCTACGCCGACGACGGCGGCCTCGACGACCTCGTCGCCCAACACTGGGACGACTACCGACTGGCGTTCGCCTATCCCGAGTGGTACGGCCGCGATGTTCGGTCGGTGTTCGGGACCGACAAGACCATTCAGTTGCCGATGCCGCCGGAACCGAAACTGGAGTACGTCCAACTCGAAACCGGCGCCGCCGACGAGGGCGAACTGAAACACGAGTTCATCAGCCGCGACGGCGTCGTCAGCTACCTCTATCAGGGCGTCCTCTGGGATAACTACGAAGACGGTGCCATCGGGTTCCGCGGGTGGAAGCAAGCACTCGATGGGGTCCAACTCGGCTGGAACGCCGTCCAGGAACTCTCGCCCGCCTCCGAGAAGAAGCGCCAGTGGCTCGCCGGCAACGTCTCCTGGGAGGAACTGCTCGAGGAGTACGCCCGCGAGTTCGAGGACCGCGAGGGAATCAAAATAGAGTTCGTCGACGAGGAAGCGACCGCGGACTGA
- a CDS encoding double zinc ribbon domain-containing protein yields MNRRGEQGATNRNAADIVQATMVRLDTATEGTVELDIEYDFADRLTGCSVAIPSTLAVDGTRGFRTNGRQYDWDGATNPARLSGSLSADTGGPGTYRYVDAGDWAIVQRPQLSIAYQYRGAEPALQRRYDVDGEGVTSSDGSVMYLGPHDEYTDTTAGQRFRLVVPEAAALRPSVDAVLSALGDAAARLDVGGRNDEVLAIAAPTGVGWGSLGVQSGANGFWTQDDCRLDNVNNTWIHEYVHTRQEWDRSASTKWLVEATTEYYASLFTYRRGQAPFSAFHDYVSTNRDSGSVLVDPKQWTSSQAYYTKGRRVLAALDLEIREATGGESTFQDVFRRINAYNRPLTHTAFVDIVAEVAGRRLDDWLDRYVCGSASPEIPDDEGAFKSPSSMSGSGGPTPEPEPETEPEPEPETEPEPEPETEPEPEPETEPEPEPETEPATIPCPVCSTEVSEDRQYCPACGQSLHEQCPVCGTGVEGEVYCPECGSRLEEACPVCDATRVDDERFCERCGHDFEA; encoded by the coding sequence GTGAACCGACGCGGGGAACAGGGTGCGACGAATCGAAACGCCGCGGACATCGTCCAGGCGACGATGGTTCGTCTCGATACCGCCACGGAGGGCACCGTCGAACTCGACATCGAGTACGACTTCGCCGACCGGCTGACGGGCTGTAGCGTCGCCATCCCCTCGACGCTCGCCGTCGACGGCACCCGAGGCTTTCGGACGAACGGACGCCAGTACGACTGGGACGGGGCGACGAACCCCGCGCGGTTGAGCGGGAGTCTCTCGGCCGACACCGGCGGACCGGGAACCTACCGGTACGTCGACGCCGGCGATTGGGCCATCGTACAGCGCCCACAACTGAGCATCGCCTACCAGTACCGAGGTGCCGAGCCGGCGTTGCAGCGACGCTACGACGTCGACGGTGAGGGCGTCACCAGTTCCGACGGTTCGGTGATGTACCTCGGCCCCCACGACGAGTACACCGACACCACCGCTGGCCAGCGGTTCCGGCTCGTCGTTCCCGAGGCGGCGGCGCTCCGCCCGTCGGTCGACGCCGTGCTGTCGGCGCTGGGCGACGCCGCCGCCCGTCTCGATGTCGGCGGTCGAAACGACGAAGTCCTCGCCATCGCCGCCCCGACCGGCGTCGGATGGGGCTCTCTCGGCGTCCAAAGCGGCGCCAACGGCTTTTGGACACAGGACGACTGTCGACTCGACAACGTCAACAACACGTGGATTCACGAGTACGTCCACACGCGACAGGAGTGGGACCGCTCGGCGTCGACGAAGTGGCTCGTCGAGGCGACGACGGAGTACTACGCGTCTCTTTTCACCTACCGTCGCGGTCAGGCACCGTTCTCGGCGTTCCACGACTACGTCTCGACGAACCGGGATTCGGGGTCGGTGCTGGTCGACCCAAAGCAGTGGACCAGCAGTCAGGCTTACTACACGAAGGGTCGTCGCGTTCTCGCCGCCCTGGACCTCGAAATCCGCGAGGCGACCGGCGGCGAGTCGACGTTCCAGGACGTGTTCCGTCGCATCAATGCCTACAACCGGCCACTCACCCACACCGCCTTCGTCGATATCGTCGCCGAGGTGGCCGGTCGACGACTCGACGACTGGCTGGACCGCTACGTCTGTGGCTCCGCTTCCCCCGAAATTCCCGACGACGAAGGCGCCTTCAAGTCGCCATCGTCGATGTCGGGAAGCGGCGGACCGACGCCGGAACCCGAACCAGAAACTGAACCAGAACCCGAACCAGAAACTGAACCAGAACCCGAACCAGAAACTGAACCAGAACCCGAACCAGAAACTGAACCAGAACCCGAACCAGAAACTGAACCAGCGACGATTCCGTGTCCGGTCTGTTCGACCGAGGTTTCGGAGGACCGCCAGTACTGTCCGGCCTGTGGGCAGTCACTCCACGAGCAGTGTCCGGTGTGTGGGACTGGCGTCGAAGGGGAGGTGTACTGTCCGGAGTGTGGCAGCCGCCTCGAAGAGGCCTGCCCGGTCTGTGATGCGACCCGGGTCGACGACGAGCGATTCTGTGAGCGATGCGGGCACGACTTCGAGGCGTGA
- the dnaJ gene encoding molecular chaperone DnaJ has protein sequence MSEDFYSVLGVDRDASEDEIKSAFREKASEYHPDVSDDPNAEEKFKKAKKAKEVLLDDEKRQMYDQMGHERFEQADKRGATDSGAGGMGGMGGPFGGGGGGAGGMNDIFEQFFGGGGSQSGPRQGADLKTRLTVELAEAYEGVTKQLTITRPETCPDCDGAGHPPDADARTCSACNGQGQRTTVRQTPLGRVQQTQTCQQCDGEGTIYSETCSTCRGEGQIRNETTLQVEVPAGIRSGQTLRMEREGAPGENGGPKGDLLVEIEVEEGEEFERDGDDLRYRHPISFPQAVFGDTVEVPTMDGTVEMDVPAGTQSGETFRLRDKGMPRLQRRGHGDLYVKVQIVTPDNLNDEQREALEAFAEAGGEEIDVEQGFFEKLKNSF, from the coding sequence ATGAGCGAGGACTTCTACTCGGTGCTGGGCGTCGACCGCGACGCCAGCGAAGACGAAATCAAGAGCGCATTCAGGGAGAAAGCCTCGGAGTACCATCCGGACGTTTCGGACGACCCGAACGCCGAGGAGAAGTTCAAGAAAGCCAAGAAGGCAAAGGAGGTGCTGTTGGACGACGAGAAGCGCCAGATGTACGACCAGATGGGCCACGAGCGCTTCGAGCAGGCCGACAAGCGCGGCGCGACGGATTCGGGCGCCGGCGGCATGGGCGGTATGGGTGGCCCGTTCGGTGGCGGCGGTGGCGGAGCAGGCGGGATGAACGACATCTTCGAGCAGTTCTTCGGCGGTGGCGGCTCTCAGTCCGGCCCCCGACAGGGTGCGGACCTGAAGACGCGGCTCACCGTCGAACTGGCGGAGGCCTACGAGGGCGTCACGAAGCAACTCACCATCACGCGCCCGGAGACGTGTCCGGACTGTGACGGCGCGGGCCACCCGCCGGACGCCGACGCTCGCACCTGTTCGGCGTGTAACGGCCAGGGCCAGCGGACGACGGTCCGCCAGACGCCCCTGGGACGAGTTCAGCAGACTCAGACCTGCCAGCAGTGCGACGGCGAGGGGACGATTTATTCCGAGACGTGTTCGACCTGCCGCGGCGAGGGGCAAATCCGAAACGAGACGACCCTACAGGTCGAAGTGCCCGCGGGCATCCGAAGCGGCCAGACGCTCCGGATGGAGCGGGAGGGCGCCCCCGGAGAGAACGGCGGGCCGAAGGGCGACCTGCTCGTCGAAATCGAAGTCGAGGAAGGCGAGGAGTTCGAACGCGACGGCGACGACCTCCGGTATCGACACCCCATCTCCTTCCCGCAGGCCGTCTTCGGCGACACCGTCGAAGTGCCAACGATGGACGGCACCGTCGAGATGGACGTTCCGGCCGGCACCCAAAGCGGCGAGACGTTCCGCCTACGCGATAAGGGGATGCCGCGACTCCAGCGCCGTGGCCACGGCGACCTCTACGTGAAGGTGCAAATCGTCACGCCCGACAACCTCAACGACGAACAGCGGGAGGCTCTGGAGGCCTTCGCCGAGGCTGGTGGCGAGGAGATAGACGTAGAACAGGGCTTCTTCGAGAAGTTGAAGAACTCTTTCTAG
- a CDS encoding aldo/keto reductase, producing the protein MSQQESNSVPDHSGMPALGFGTWQNDDPEQCTESVRTALEAGYRHVDTAQAYGNEAAVGAGIDAASVDREDVFLATKVWIDQLAHDDVLASTEASLDRLGTDYLDLLYVHWPADAYDPEGTLSAFEELYDAGTIERIGVSNFEPEHLDVAREAIDAPIFANQVEMHPLLQQRELREYCEDAGIELVAYSPLARGDVFDVDVLSDIADDHGVSEAAVSLAWLREKGVTAIPKATSEAHIRDNWSSLGVDLSAADIERIDDIDEQRRLIDPDFGPDGW; encoded by the coding sequence ATGTCACAACAGGAGAGCAACAGCGTTCCCGACCACAGCGGCATGCCGGCGCTCGGCTTCGGCACGTGGCAGAACGACGACCCCGAACAGTGTACCGAATCGGTCCGTACCGCCCTCGAAGCCGGTTATCGACACGTCGACACCGCACAGGCCTACGGCAACGAGGCGGCCGTCGGTGCGGGTATCGACGCCGCGTCCGTCGACCGCGAGGACGTGTTCCTCGCGACGAAAGTGTGGATAGACCAACTGGCCCACGACGACGTACTCGCTTCGACGGAGGCGAGCCTCGACCGCCTCGGCACCGACTATCTCGACTTGCTGTACGTCCACTGGCCGGCCGACGCCTACGACCCCGAGGGGACGCTGTCGGCCTTCGAGGAACTGTACGATGCCGGCACCATCGAGCGCATCGGCGTCTCGAATTTCGAACCCGAACATCTCGACGTCGCTCGCGAGGCCATCGACGCACCCATCTTCGCCAACCAGGTCGAGATGCACCCGCTGCTCCAGCAGCGAGAACTGCGGGAGTACTGCGAGGATGCGGGCATCGAACTCGTCGCGTACTCGCCGCTGGCCAGAGGCGACGTCTTCGACGTCGACGTGCTCTCGGACATCGCCGACGACCACGGCGTCAGCGAGGCGGCGGTGAGTCTCGCGTGGCTCCGTGAGAAGGGCGTCACCGCGATTCCGAAGGCGACCAGCGAGGCCCACATCCGCGACAACTGGTCGTCGCTCGGCGTCGACCTCTCGGCGGCCGATATCGAGCGCATCGACGACATCGACGAACAACGGCGACTCATCGACCCCGACTTCGGCCCCGACGGCTGGTAA